The Arthrobacter russicus genome has a segment encoding these proteins:
- a CDS encoding MFS transporter, protein MTRMFSAMKVFNYRLWVTGALVSNIGTWMQRVAQDWLVLTVLTDHSGTAVGITTGLQFLPILILGPWAGLLGDRYSKRKILLITQTAMGSCALILGLLVVTNTVQLWHVYLLALLLGVGSAIDAPSRQAFVSEVVEAPDVPNAVALNATSFNLARLAGPGLAGLLIAWLGTGPAFLINAASFGAVIISLAKMRPAELHPSAKAPRGKGQIREGLRYIKQRPDLLMIMILVSLVATLTMNFQITNALMATAVFNQGPGEYGLLGTVMAVGTLAATLIAARRKSVRMAYIVAAALATGSFTIVAAFAPSFWLFALALIPIGLAAMTFLNLCNTTVQLTTDPAFRGRVLAVYMAVMQGGTPIGAPLVGWVGTALGPRFSLIVGGVAALLAGIAALLILRHRNHTSLRAQFAAVLPSLKLGRAAKG, encoded by the coding sequence ATGACCCGCATGTTCAGCGCGATGAAGGTCTTCAACTACCGGTTATGGGTCACCGGCGCCCTGGTGTCCAATATCGGCACGTGGATGCAGCGGGTCGCCCAGGACTGGCTCGTGCTCACGGTGCTGACCGACCATTCGGGAACCGCGGTCGGCATCACCACCGGTCTGCAGTTCCTGCCAATCCTGATCCTCGGACCCTGGGCCGGCTTGCTGGGCGATCGTTACTCGAAGCGGAAAATCCTCCTGATCACCCAAACCGCGATGGGTTCCTGCGCTTTGATTTTGGGTCTCCTGGTGGTCACCAATACCGTGCAGCTGTGGCACGTCTACTTGCTCGCACTGCTGCTCGGCGTCGGCAGCGCGATCGACGCCCCGTCGCGCCAGGCCTTCGTCTCCGAAGTGGTCGAGGCCCCGGACGTGCCCAATGCCGTCGCGCTCAATGCGACTTCGTTCAATCTGGCCCGTTTGGCCGGCCCCGGTCTGGCCGGCCTGCTGATCGCCTGGTTGGGCACCGGCCCGGCCTTCCTGATCAATGCGGCGAGCTTCGGCGCGGTGATCATCTCGCTGGCCAAGATGCGCCCGGCAGAACTGCACCCCTCGGCCAAAGCACCACGCGGCAAAGGGCAGATCCGCGAAGGCCTGCGTTACATCAAACAGCGCCCGGACCTGCTGATGATCATGATTCTGGTCAGCCTGGTGGCTACGCTGACCATGAACTTCCAGATCACCAATGCCTTGATGGCCACCGCCGTCTTCAACCAGGGGCCAGGCGAATACGGCCTGCTCGGTACCGTGATGGCGGTGGGCACGCTGGCCGCGACGTTGATCGCCGCGCGGCGCAAAAGCGTCCGCATGGCGTACATCGTCGCAGCTGCTCTGGCCACCGGCAGCTTCACCATCGTGGCTGCTTTCGCACCGAGTTTCTGGCTCTTCGCGCTCGCCTTGATTCCGATCGGCCTCGCTGCGATGACCTTTCTGAACCTCTGCAACACCACGGTGCAGCTGACCACCGATCCGGCATTCCGCGGCCGGGTTTTGGCGGTGTACATGGCGGTGATGCAGGGCGGCACGCCGATCGGAGCGCCGCTGGTCGGCTGGGTGGGCACCGCGCTCGGCCCCCGGTTTTCGCTCATCGTCGGCGGCGTCGCCGCCCTGCTGGCCGGCATCGCGGCCTTGCTGATCCTGCGGCACCGGAACCACACCTCGTTGCGGGCGCAGTTCGCCGCCGTGCTGCCCAGCCTGAAGTTGGGCCGGGCAGCCAAAGGGTGA
- a CDS encoding sensor histidine kinase — MSSEQDPKAVGPEPAPEQISPGGPVPEPQNSTPADSDHLAGSASGGPGSPAKGGDSAGWAAKWRRELPDWARPSHWNLRTKMVLATLSLLTAICFIVGLVCYLTISITLNAQLNASLTDASARVTATYKFGTSIDKIPGIRPGTMFAVVQDGALRGNLQYLTNQPEQTGSFTLSTRDQNALLTITPSKDAVDRKFDFGEFRVIARTMPDGNLVITGLPTGDLHETQAALLLTIVLVSASGLIAMGLVGAVIIRRAMAPLDKLAAVATRVSQLPLDEGEVKLAERVPPSAANNFTEIGTVGLALNRMLDNVAFALQSRQRSETKVRQFVADASHELRTPLTAIRGYTEMLKMTEDLSPSGEKSLSRVESQSKRMGAMVEDLLTLARLDEGKPLELKDTEMTQLVVETVNDMKVAITDHNWRLDLPSDPFIIKADAGAIRQVLLNLLSNAAKHTDAGTTVTTSLKLVEGDLLRLTVADNGPGIPEEFQAAIFDRFSRVDAARSGHDGTTGLGLSIVQAIVQAHGGRISLRSVPGKTEFMVDLPRKR; from the coding sequence GTGAGTTCTGAGCAGGACCCCAAAGCTGTCGGCCCGGAACCGGCCCCCGAGCAGATTTCACCCGGCGGGCCGGTTCCGGAACCGCAAAACTCCACACCGGCCGATTCCGACCACCTGGCGGGCAGTGCTTCCGGAGGCCCCGGCAGCCCGGCGAAGGGCGGCGACTCTGCCGGCTGGGCCGCCAAGTGGCGGCGCGAGCTTCCGGACTGGGCCAGGCCGTCGCACTGGAACCTGCGGACCAAAATGGTTCTGGCCACGTTGTCCTTGCTGACCGCGATCTGCTTCATCGTCGGGCTGGTCTGCTACCTGACCATCAGCATCACTTTGAATGCGCAGTTGAACGCCTCGCTCACCGATGCTTCGGCACGGGTCACCGCCACCTACAAATTCGGCACTTCCATCGACAAGATCCCCGGGATCCGGCCGGGTACGATGTTCGCCGTGGTCCAGGACGGGGCGCTGCGCGGCAACCTGCAATACCTCACGAACCAGCCGGAGCAGACCGGCTCGTTTACGCTGTCCACCCGGGACCAGAACGCCCTGCTCACGATCACCCCGTCGAAGGACGCGGTCGACCGCAAATTCGACTTCGGCGAATTCCGGGTGATCGCGCGGACCATGCCGGACGGCAACCTGGTGATCACCGGCCTGCCAACCGGGGATCTGCACGAAACCCAAGCGGCACTGCTGCTGACCATCGTGCTGGTTTCCGCCTCCGGTCTGATCGCCATGGGGCTGGTCGGCGCGGTGATCATCCGCCGCGCCATGGCGCCGCTGGACAAACTCGCCGCCGTGGCGACCAGGGTCTCCCAGCTCCCGCTCGACGAAGGCGAGGTCAAACTCGCCGAGCGGGTGCCGCCGTCGGCCGCCAACAACTTCACCGAAATCGGCACCGTGGGCCTGGCGCTCAACCGGATGCTGGACAACGTCGCTTTCGCGCTGCAATCGCGCCAGCGCAGCGAAACCAAGGTGCGCCAGTTCGTCGCCGATGCCAGCCATGAACTCCGGACCCCGCTGACCGCGATCCGCGGCTACACCGAGATGCTCAAGATGACCGAGGATCTGAGCCCGTCCGGTGAGAAGTCATTGTCCCGAGTGGAATCCCAGTCCAAACGCATGGGTGCCATGGTGGAGGATCTGCTCACCCTGGCCCGGCTCGACGAAGGCAAGCCGCTGGAGTTGAAAGACACCGAGATGACCCAGTTGGTGGTCGAGACCGTGAACGACATGAAGGTCGCGATCACGGACCACAATTGGCGGCTCGACCTGCCCAGCGATCCGTTCATCATCAAGGCCGACGCCGGCGCGATCCGCCAAGTGCTGCTCAATCTGCTTTCCAATGCGGCCAAACACACGGACGCCGGAACCACCGTGACCACGAGCTTGAAGCTGGTGGAAGGGGATCTGCTCCGGCTCACCGTGGCGGACAACGGTCCAGGCATCCCGGAGGAATTCCAGGCGGCGATCTTCGACCGGTTCTCCCGGGTCGATGCCGCCCGTTCCGGCCATGACGGCACCACCGGACTGGGCCTGTCGATCGTGCAGGCCATCGTCCAGGCGCACGGGGGGCGGATTTCACTGCGGTCGGTGCCCGGAAAGACCGAGTTCATGGTGGACCTGCCGCGCAAGCGTTGA